In Streptomyces sp. NBC_00569, a single genomic region encodes these proteins:
- a CDS encoding LapA family protein, with product MSHKFGKKSHGPSTVTVKGRDMRLRTIGFVVLAGVVVWFIAANTGSITVRMWIPTVTVPLWTVLAVTLVVGVILGLIITRRRANRS from the coding sequence ATGTCCCATAAGTTCGGAAAGAAGTCGCATGGGCCGTCGACGGTGACGGTCAAGGGGCGGGACATGCGGTTGCGCACCATCGGATTCGTGGTGCTCGCGGGCGTGGTGGTCTGGTTCATCGCGGCCAACACGGGTTCGATCACGGTCCGCATGTGGATCCCGACGGTCACGGTTCCGCTGTGGACGGTCCTCGCCGTCACCCTCGTGGTGGGTGTCATCTTGGGCCTGATCATCACGCGCCGCCGCGCGAACCGGTCCTGA
- a CDS encoding DUF1772 domain-containing protein: MLNALEVFTTVAVGLMVGVEFSVAFVINRILDALPDDSGQLGRAHGGRMLGAVMPVWYIGSLVLVAIWAIAGWHHDSAGLVVTAGALLILSVIMSILLLVPINNQGKTWTPENRPADWKEQMNRWDRYHYVRVAVIIAAFTLLVTALT, from the coding sequence ATGCTCAACGCACTCGAGGTCTTCACCACCGTGGCCGTCGGCCTGATGGTCGGGGTGGAGTTCTCCGTCGCCTTCGTCATCAACCGGATCCTCGACGCACTCCCCGATGACAGCGGCCAACTCGGCCGCGCCCACGGGGGCCGGATGCTCGGCGCCGTGATGCCGGTCTGGTACATCGGCTCGCTCGTCCTCGTCGCCATCTGGGCCATCGCCGGATGGCACCACGACAGCGCCGGCCTCGTCGTCACCGCCGGCGCACTGCTGATCCTCAGCGTGATCATGTCGATCCTGCTGCTCGTCCCGATCAACAACCAGGGCAAGACATGGACCCCCGAAAACCGGCCCGCCGACTGGAAGGAGCAGATGAACCGCTGGGACCGCTACCACTACGTCCGCGTCGCCGTCATCATCGCCGCCTTCACCCTGCTGGTCACCGCCCTCACCTGA
- a CDS encoding MFS transporter: MARDLHVKESPSDPPLWTADFRLFFAARTTSLLGDAMLPVATTAAVIRAGYGASGVGYALAALIAPFAALIIFGGVLSDRYGARRLMVVSDTARLCFQAVLALLFLLGTPQLWQILVLLALVGAGSAIFQPGVASITPRIAQDVQKANATLRISESITAVIGPSLAGLLLAVASPAAVIALDALSFAVSGVCLFLLRSIPMGPFGRDGASSFRADLVEGWREFRARTWLWSVIVVYMFWQLAGAGPAMTLGYSTLVTDYGASTFGLVMSALGAGSVLGGIIAIRLRPRYPLRAGALSMIVWTLMPLGVALGLPAPLIAGCYAVSGVGMAFWIVMFHTSVQTHVPQDVLGRVHAYDAAGSLVMKPIGQAVAGPLAVVVGTVPLLGVSAGMALVTCVLLLAIPAVRGLQRVER; encoded by the coding sequence ATGGCCCGTGACCTGCACGTCAAGGAGAGCCCGTCAGATCCGCCGCTGTGGACGGCGGACTTCCGGCTGTTCTTCGCCGCCCGCACCACCTCTCTGCTGGGCGACGCGATGCTTCCCGTCGCCACCACGGCCGCCGTGATCCGGGCAGGTTACGGGGCGAGTGGCGTGGGCTATGCGCTCGCCGCGCTCATAGCGCCGTTCGCAGCACTGATCATCTTCGGCGGGGTGCTGTCCGACCGTTACGGCGCCCGACGGCTGATGGTCGTCTCGGACACCGCCCGGCTGTGCTTCCAGGCGGTGCTGGCGCTGCTGTTCCTGCTGGGTACGCCGCAGCTGTGGCAGATCCTGGTGCTGCTGGCCCTGGTCGGGGCGGGCAGCGCGATTTTCCAGCCCGGAGTCGCCAGCATCACCCCGCGCATAGCCCAGGACGTGCAGAAGGCGAACGCCACCCTCCGCATATCGGAGTCCATCACTGCCGTGATCGGCCCGTCGCTGGCCGGCCTGCTGCTGGCGGTCGCCTCTCCTGCGGCGGTGATCGCCCTCGATGCCTTGTCCTTCGCGGTCAGCGGTGTCTGCCTGTTCCTCCTCCGCTCGATTCCGATGGGCCCGTTCGGGCGGGACGGCGCGTCGTCGTTCCGGGCCGATCTCGTCGAGGGGTGGCGGGAGTTCCGGGCCAGGACCTGGCTGTGGAGCGTCATCGTCGTCTACATGTTCTGGCAGCTGGCCGGGGCCGGTCCCGCTATGACTCTCGGCTACAGCACGCTCGTCACGGACTACGGAGCGTCGACGTTCGGGCTGGTCATGTCGGCCCTCGGGGCGGGCAGCGTGCTGGGCGGAATCATCGCGATCAGGCTCCGCCCGCGGTATCCGCTCCGGGCCGGCGCCCTCTCCATGATCGTCTGGACGCTCATGCCGTTGGGGGTCGCTCTCGGTCTTCCCGCGCCGCTCATCGCCGGATGCTATGCGGTGAGCGGCGTGGGTATGGCGTTCTGGATCGTCATGTTCCACACCAGCGTGCAGACACATGTTCCGCAGGATGTGCTCGGCCGGGTGCACGCCTACGACGCGGCCGGCTCACTGGTGATGAAGCCGATCGGGCAGGCGGTGGCGGGGCCGCTCGCGGTCGTCGTGGGCACGGTGCCGCTGTTGGGGGTGTCCGCGGGGATGGCGCTCGTCACCTGCGTTTTGTTGTTGGCGATTCCTGCCGTGCGGGGCCTGCAGCGCGTGGAGCGCTGA
- a CDS encoding XRE family transcriptional regulator, producing the protein MGLNDEVGRRLKRLRQDAGLSLSELARRSGVGKGTLSELETGRRNPTLETLYALTTALGRPVSAVLDDPPPGVAAGAGGVSGSAVTAVLLERYEDEGAATDVFRVTIADGATQESAAHVPHTTESLMVLSGTAVVGLPDAPQTAGPGGHAHWPADAPHFYSAPDGEAQGILFVRYPKTVPSKDLSSGADQGS; encoded by the coding sequence CTGCGGCAGGACGCCGGCCTGTCCCTGTCGGAACTCGCGCGCCGCTCAGGCGTCGGCAAGGGCACGCTCTCCGAACTCGAGACGGGTCGGCGCAACCCCACCCTGGAGACGCTCTACGCCCTGACCACCGCGCTCGGCCGCCCGGTCAGCGCCGTCCTCGACGACCCACCGCCCGGCGTCGCGGCGGGCGCGGGCGGAGTCTCCGGCAGCGCCGTGACCGCGGTCCTCCTGGAGCGGTACGAGGACGAGGGCGCCGCCACCGACGTCTTCCGCGTCACCATCGCCGACGGCGCCACCCAAGAGTCGGCCGCACATGTCCCGCACACCACGGAGAGCCTGATGGTGCTCTCCGGAACGGCGGTCGTCGGGTTGCCGGACGCGCCACAAACGGCTGGACCTGGCGGCCACGCCCACTGGCCGGCCGACGCCCCGCACTTCTACAGCGCACCGGACGGCGAGGCCCAGGGCATCCTCTTCGTCCGGTACCCGAAGACCGTGCCTTCGAAGGATCTTTCCTCGGGAGCGGATCAGGGGTCCTGA